In Octopus bimaculoides isolate UCB-OBI-ISO-001 chromosome 28, ASM119413v2, whole genome shotgun sequence, the following are encoded in one genomic region:
- the LOC106867520 gene encoding methylcrotonoyl-CoA carboxylase beta chain, mitochondrial — PRIRRLRGGGEKARLRQTSRGKMLPRDRINTLLDSGSPFLELSQLAGYELYGNEEVPAGGIICGIGRVSGVECMIVANDPTVKGGSYYPITVKKHVRAQEIAQQNRLPCIYLVDSGGANLPRQANVFPDRDHFGRIFFNQANMSSLGIPQIAIVLGSCTAGGAYVPAMADESVIVRKQGTIFLAGPPLVKAATGEEVSAENLGGADLHCGKSGVTDHYAQDDGHALHIARRIVSNLNYVKKPNVTITEVEEPVHPADELYGLVGSNLKKSFDVREVIARTVDGSRFDEFKSMYGDSIVTGFARIWGYPVGILGNNGVLFSESALKATHFIELCCQRGIPLLFLQNITGFMVGREAEIGGIAKNGAKMVTAVACAKVPKITVIIGGSYGAGNYGMCGRAYSPRFLYMWPNARISVMGGEQAANVLAQITREQKKREGKEWSTEEEEALKAPVIQKYEAEGSPYFSSARLWDDGVIDPVDTRTVIGLSLSAALNSPVMPTNFGIFRM; from the exons CCACGGATCCGCCGACTACGAG GTGGTGGAGAGAAGGCCAGATTACGACAGACATCTCGTGGAAAGATGCTCCCCAGAGACCGTATCAACACATTGCTAGACTCTGG GTCTCCATTCCTGGAACTGTCGCAGTTGGCCGGCTATGAACTGTATGGCAATGAAGAGGTCCCAGCTGGTGGCATCATCTGTGGCATAGGACGTGTCTCTGG tGTCGAGTGCATGATTGTTGCCAATGACCCCACAGTGAAAGGCGGCTCGTATTACCCCATTACAGTGAAGAAACATGTCCGAGCACAAGAGATAGCACAACAGAATCGCCTGCCCTGCATATACCTAG TGGATTCCGGTGGTGCCAACCTCCCTCGTCAGGCCAATGTGTTTCCAGACCGAGACCATTTCGGGCGGATCTTCTTCAACCAAGCCAACATGTCTTCACTAGGAATTCCACAG ATTGCCATAGTCCTGGGAAGCTGTACGGCTGGGGGTGCCTACGTCCCCGCCATGGCTGATGAGAGCGTCATTGTGCGTAAACAGGGCACAATATTTTTGGCTGGCCCACCCTTG GTGAAAGCGGCCACGGGAGAGGAAGTCTCCGCAGAAAACCTGGGTGGAGCAGATTTGCATTGTGG AAAGTCTGGTGTGACTGACCACTATGCCCAAGATGATGGCCATGCCCTACACATTGCTCGCCGGATTGTCTCCAACTTGAATTACGTGAAGAAGCCTAAT GTGACCATCACTGAGGTAGAGGAGCCTGTCCATCCGGCTGACGAACTCTACGGACTTGTGGGTAGTAATTTGAAGAAGAGTTTTGATGTCAGAGAG GTGATTGCCAGAACAGTGGATGGAAGTAGGTTCGATGAGTTCAAGTCCATGTATGGTGATTCCATTGTCACTG GTTTTGCACGTATCTGGGGTTATCCAGTTGGAATCCTTGGAAATAATGGAGTCCTTTTTTCAGAATCAGCCCTAAAG GCAACACATTTCATTGAGCTCTGCTGCCAGAGAGGTATCCCACTCTTGTTCTTACAGAATATCACAG GTTTCATGGTCGGCCGTGAAGCAGAGATTGGAGGAATTGCCAAAAACGGTGCCAAGATGGTAACAGCAGTCGCCTGTGCCAAAGTACCCAAAATTACTGTTATAATTGGCGGCAGTTATGGCGCAGGAAATTATGGAATGTGTGGACGAGCTTACAG CCCTCGTTTCCTCTACATGTGGCCCAACGCCCGCATCTCGGTGATGGGAGGAGAACAAGCCGCCAACGTCCTGGCACAGATTACAAGAGAACAGAAGAAGCGGGAGGGCAAAGAG TGGTcaacagaagaagaagaggccCTGAAAGCACCTGTGATTCAAAAATATGAAGCTGAGGGCAGCCCTTACTTTTCCAGCGCAAG ACTCTGGGACGATGGTGTGATAGATCCAGTGGACACTCGAACCGTAATTGGTCTCAGCCTAAGTGCAGCTCTCAACTCTCCAGTCATGCCAACCAACTTCGGAATCTTCCGgatgtaa